In the Sesamum indicum cultivar Zhongzhi No. 13 unplaced genomic scaffold, S_indicum_v1.0 scaffold00220, whole genome shotgun sequence genome, attaatatagattttgtcattataatatatgttttttcatatatagtaGGTTGACGAATTAATGAGAATACTTTTTCggattcaaaattcaattttgtaaactCACTCGATATTACTCAAAAGAAAATCCTACGTAAGATATGGATAATCACTAAGTACTTTgtcattatcttttaatttctcataatttttttctcattcgaCATAGTAAAATTACTCATTATACATaccaagaataatttttttacaaaaaataattagcgATGGATTTATTGCATCTCTTATGGTATCTGCACGGTGTAGATTTTTACATCTTAACTATCAttagtatttatattatctttttacgATAGCTTTGCAgcaattaatgattttttcctatttcgtaaatacaataatttggAAAGAGGCTTGCTCATGATTTGACTTGTTATGGAGTAAGTGGATAGGGATAGGAGTGAAGTTATTACTATGCATGCCTTGATTTGTTCCACATTATGTGAACGTATGTAGGTATAAATACCCCCTACACATCCTATGTTTCTTCATGTTTCAAACAATTGTCTAGGTAATTTCTTTCACATCAATGAAACTTGTTCGTGATTCTCTCTAGAGcccaaaaatatttgaagtttttcttcaaacaaatacttttgaagaagagaaattaatcCAAGAATTAAGGAGGGCTTGTTACTCTATGATAGATAGATATACTAAAATAGATTGTATTTGGTAcatgttttgtttgttttgtttgagaGAATTCTAATACGTggcctttctcttttttttatttgtgtgatgaaattgataggtgttaaaaaaagtaaaataattaccAATAATAATGTCGATCTCCTCCTGGAAGCCAACATAATCCAGCATGACGAACTTTTCAGTTCGGGGCATGATGAACAAGCACCAAGGGAAGGATAAGGTGGCGGTGGTATTGGGGGCCACTGGCACAGGCAAATCGCACCTCGCGATAGACCTGGCCACCCGTTTTGGGGCAACGGTCATCAACTCGAACAAAATTCAGGTCTACAAGGGCCTAGACATAGTAACCAATAAGGTAAGCAATGAAGAATGCTGCGGCGTGCCACACCATTTGCTTGGAATCATTGATCCCGAAGTGGATTTCACTGTACATGATTTTGTGCATCATGCATTGCTGGCTGCTGATGCCATAGTACAAAAGAATCAGTTACCAATCATTGCTGGAGGGTCCAATTCCTTCATACAGGCACTTGTCAATTACGGCACTGAGTTTCCCTCCAAGTACGAGTGTTTGATTTATCTGGATGGACGTGGCAATCCCGGTCTTGCATTCGTATGTGTCGAAAAGGGTTGATCAAATGGTGGATAGCGGGTTGGTGGAGGAGGGTAAGGCATTTTTTGACCCAAAAAATCGTGACTATGATTATGGGATTAGGCGTGCCATTGGGGTCCCCGAGATGGATGTGTTCTTCCGGAGTGAGGGTCTTGTCAATGGTGAAACAAGGGCTAAGCTTCTTAAGGCAgctattgatgaaattaagatgAACATTTGCGAATTAGCTTGCCATCAagttgaaaagattttgaggatgagggaggaattCGGGTGGTAGATCCATCGGTTGAACGCCACAGAGGTTTTCCTTCGACGTCGTGGAGATCCTAATGAAGCATGGCAGAAATTGGTGCTGGAGCGTAGTATGAACATTGTGGCTTGTTTCATTtgcaaagaaaacatatatccGAAACCGACTGTCGGTACTCCATCCAATGCCAGTGCACTTGCTACTACAAACAACTAGTGGATTGGAAGATTCTTAGTGAGCTTCGGGGTTTCAAAACACTCAGTTTGAAATGATTACTACTCTTCATTTATGGCTTATGTGTTCGTGAATACCGTGTGAAACAAAGGAATGTGATGTCACGAGAGTCGAATCCCAAAGCTCACCAAGGACTACACAGTGAGATTCTTCGCTATCATCTTACCAAATACTCGGGTCATGACATTtgagttaataataattttgtctgTAATCTCGATTCTACATTGTATGCTCGAGATATCATTAGTACTTATTTGAAAAGTACAcgtattttttaagttattaatgaaTGCCGGTACATTTATTTCTATCAAAGTCCCAGGACGATTGCGTGCAATGGCACATGAACCCAGATCTAGCTTAAGATACTTCCCAATAAATTTGTTcgaaatttctattttttttcgaaaatatGACATGACATCCACGTTGGATatattttgaagtattttaaTCCTATGTGTCACAAGAAAGGACTTTATAGTAATATTCGGCGTCTTTTCGTCAGATGGCAAGGTGATATGGCaacaaatgaataaaatttcaaatatttattacgaAATTGATTTAAACCCTAGTCCACCCACTTACTAATTACCAACTATTGCCAATTTAAACTACCTATGTCAAATGTTAATAATTTGCAAGAacttttacatataatacaaaatttaaaatttaaaatacctATTCATATATCTAACAAGTATGTAAAAAAAAggtattctttatttattttatactttttttatgaatttactGTATCTAAAAATACACATCTATAAAagagttaatatatataaaataattatttacttagtttatattaaatattctaaataaaaatattgtgtgtACGTATGTATGTACAAATACCTCCCAACACATACTATGTTTCTTCACGTTTCAAACAATTGTCTAGGTAATTTCTTTCACATCAATGTAACTTGTTCGTGATTCTCTATAGAGCCCACAAATGTTTGCAGATTTTCTTCAAACAAATCcttttgaagaagagaaattaatcCAAGAATTGAAAAGGGATTGTCTCTctatgattaataaatattctaaaatagtaGATTGTATTTGGTAAATGTTTGGTTTGTTTTGTTAGAGAGAATTCTAACATgtggccttttttttttttttttttatttgtatgatgaaattgaccggtgttaaaaaaaataaaagtaattaccaattagAATGTCGATCTCCTCCTGGAAGCCAGCACAATCCAACATGATGAACTTTTCAGTTCAGGGCATGATGAACAAGCACCAATGGAAGGataaggtggtggtggtattGGGTGCCACTGGCACAAGATAAACGCGTCAGGCGATAGACCTGGCCACTCGTTTCGAGACAGAGGTCATCAACTCGGACAAAATTCAGATCTACTAGGGTCTAGACATAGTAACCAATAAGGCTAGCATTGAAGAATGTTGTGGCGTGCCACACCATTTGAATGGAATCATTGATCCCGAGGTGGATTTCACTGTACAGGATTTTGTGCATCATGCATTGCTAGTTGTTGATGCCATCATGCAAAGAATCGACTGGCAATCTTTGCTGGAGGGTCCAATTCCTTCGTACAGGCACTTGTCAACAACGACACTAAGTTTCGTTCCATGTACGAGTGTTGCTTTCTCTGGATGGATGTGGTGATCTCGATCTTGCATTCATACGTGTCAAAAAGGGTTGATCAGATGGTGGATAGCGGGTTGGTGGAGGAAGGTAAGGCATTTTTTGACCTAAAGATTCATGATAATGATTATGGGATTAGACATGCCATTGGGGTCCCCGAGATGGATGAGTTCTTCCGGAGCGAGGGTCTTGTCGATGGTAAAAGTAGGGCTAAGCTTATTAAGGCAgctattgatgaaattaagacGAACACTTGCAAATTAGCTTGTTGTCAagttgaaaagattttgaggatgagggaggaattCGAGTGGCAGATGCATCGGTTGAACTCCACATAGGTATTCCTTCGATGTGGTGGAGATGCCAATGAAGCATGTGAGAAATTGGTGCTCGAGCCTAGTATGAACATTGTGGTTCCTTTCTTTTGCAAAGAAAACATAGATCCGAAATCAACTGTCGGTACTCCATCTAATGCCATTGCACTAGCTACTAAAAACAACTAGTGGACCGGAAGATTTTTGGTGAGCTTTGGGGTTTCAAAAGTctcacttccatatgagtatggTCAATGATGGATGTAATCCgaaatcaaactaaattactacatacttccatatgatgattctacatacatacaataaaatttattatctctattTATACCCATTAAACTGGTGTTTGAGCTGTTAGTGTGATCATTAAAATGTTCAATCCTTCTTAGGTgtataagataaaatacagTTTCagtcttgtaatttatgagggcgtgtcattttttatcctacacgaattatgaaaattaatttttactagactaaaattatcaaaattataaaattgtagaattaaaattactaaaataattagtgttatcaataaaatataagtgaaaATACTAAGGGTGGTtaggtgtgtatatatgtacacatatatatccggagttcttgaataaagttgaaaattaaatcaatttttttgcaattacatttgaggttgatgagatgtataatacaaatatattagtataagacGACAAACACGAATTGTGATAGCATattaacatttattatatCTATTGAAGCATATTAATCATTTCTGTATTCTTGAATACGAACGAGGAATTAGTTGTGTGACTATTCCTGTAACATATAATGAAAAGTCATGTAAAATAGTTCAGGAAACTAATTTACTACTGCATACTATACCgttattacaaaactaaaataaaataaaataaaataaatggatgcAATCAGTATCATCAACGGATGGATACtgcaacttaattattttcatactaATCATGGACCCAAAAATGTCCAAATACATGAATCAATTGCATATAGTAACAATTACAAGAGTAGCATAATTAACATTCCGAATTTgctcaaattaaatttcagtaaatctaaataagagataaaatCTGTAGACTACATTTAGTAACCttcaattaatatagattttgtcattataatatatgttttttcatatatagtaGGTTGACGAATTAATGAGAATACTTTttctaattcaaaattcaattttgtaaactTACTCGATTTTACTAAAAGCAAATCCTACATAAGATATGGATAATCACCAAGTACTTCGTCATTATCgtttaatttctcataatttttttctcattcgaTATAGTAAAATTACTCATTATACATCcagagaataattttttacaaaaaataattatcgatGGATTTATTGCATCTCTTATGGTACCTGCAAGATGTAGATTTTGACATCTTAATTATGAATAGTAtttgtattatctttttacGACAGCTttgcaataattaatgattcttttcctattttgtaaatacattaaaaaatacagtaatttgGACAGAGCCTTGctcatgatttatttgaattgttacATAGTAAGTGGATAGGGATAGCGTAAAGTTATTACTATGCATGGCTTGTTCCACATTATATGtacgtatgtatgtataaataccCCCTACACATCCTATGTTTCTTCACGTTCAAACAATTGTCTAGGTAATTTCTTTCACATCAATGAAACTTGTTCGTGATTCTCTTTAGAGTCCACaaatatttgaagtttttcttcaaacaaatcgttttgaagaagagaaattaattcaagaattgaGAAGGGCGTTGTCACTGTATGATAGATAGATATTCTAAAATAGTAGATTGTATTTAGTACAtgttttgtttgagaaaattctAACACGCggcctttttctttcttttttttttatttgcgtGATGTAATTGACTGgtgctagaaaaaaaaaagtaattaccaattagAATGTCGATCTCTTCCTGGAAGGCAGCACAGTCAGCATGAGAACTTTTCAGTTCGGGGCATAATGAACAAGCACCAAGGGAAGGATAAGGTGGCGGTGGTATTGGGTGCCATTGGCACAAGAAAATCGCGTCTGGCGATATACCTGGACACCCGTTTCGGGGCAGAGGTCATCAACTCGAACAAAATTCAAGTCTACAAGGGCCTAGATAGAGTAACCAATAAGGTGAGAAATGAGGAATACCACGACATGCCACACCCTTTGCTTAGAATCATTGATGCCCAGGTGGATTTCACTGTACATGATTTTGTGCATCATGCATTGTTGGCTGCTGATGTCATCGTACAAAGCAATCAGTGTCCAATCATTGCTGGAGGGTCCAATTCCCTCATACAGGCACTTGTTAATGATGACACTGAGTTTCCATCCAAGTACGAGTGTTTCCTTCTCTAGATGGACGTCGCGATCACAGTCTTGCATTCGTACGTGTCGAAAAGGGTTGATCAGATGGTGGGTAGCGGGTTGGTGGAGGAGGATAAGTCAttttttgacccaaaaattcaTGAGTATAGTTATGGGATTAGGCGTGCCATTGGGGTCCCCGAGATGGATGAGTTCTTCAGGAGTGAGGGTCTTGTCGATGGTGAAACTAGGGCTATGCCTCTTAAGACAgctattgatgaaattaagatgAACACTTTCAAATTAGCTTGCCGTcaaattgaaatgattttgaGGATGAGTGAGGAATTCGGGTGGCAGATGCATCGGTTGAATGCCACAGAGGTATTCCTTCGACCTGGTGGAGATGCCATTGAAGCATGGGAGAAATTAGTGCTGGAGCCTAGTACGAACATTGTGGCTCATTTCATTTACAAAGAAAACATAGATCCGAAACCGACTTTCGGTACTCCATCCAATGCCATTGCAGTAGCTACTACAAACAACTAGTGGATCGACAGATTTGGGTTCAAGAGCTCTTAGTTTGGAATGATTACTACTCTTCATTTTTAACGTATATGATCGTGAATCCCATGTGAAACAAAAGAATGTGAAGTCACGAGAGTCGAATCACAAAGATCACCAAAGACTACACACTGAGATTCTTCGTGATCATCTTACCAGAAACCCGCGTCATTTCATTtgagttaataataattatgtctGTAATCTCCATTTCACATTGTATGCTCGAGATATCATTAGTACCTATTTGGAAAATACAcgtatttttaagttattaatgaaTGCCGGtacatttatttctattaaagTCCTATGACGATTGCGTGCAATGACACATGCACCCGGATCTATCTTAAGATACTTCCCAATaaatttgtccaaaatttcagtttttgtCCGAAAACATGACATGACATCCACGTAGGatatattttgaagttttttaaTCCTATGTGTCACAAGAAATGACTTGATAGTAATATTGGGCGTTTTTTGTGAGATGGCAAGGTGATATGGCCACAAATGAataaactttcaaatatttttaacaaaattaatttaaacccTAGTCCACCGACTTACTAATTATCAACTATTGCCATTTTGTACTACCTATGTCAGTTGTCAATAATTTGCAAGAACTTTTACATAAAAtacagaatttaaaatataaaatatctattCATATAGCTCACAAGTATGTAAAAAAAAcgtattctttatttattttatatctttttatgaatttactGTATCtaaaaatacacatttataAACGagttaatatgtataaaataattatttagttagtttatattaaatattcgaaattaaaatattgtgtgTACGTCTGTATGTATAAATACCCCCTACACATCCTATGTTTCTTCACGTTTCAAACAATTATCTAGGCAATTTCTTTCACATCAATATAACTTGTTCGTGATTCTCTCTAGAGCCCACAAATGTTTGAAGGTTTTCTCCAAACAACTCcttttgaagaagagaaattaatcCAAGAATTTAAAAGGGCTTGTCTCTCTATGATAGATAGATAGTCTAAAATAGTAGATTGTATTTGATACATGTTtggtttgttttgtttgaaaGAATTCTAACACGTGgccattttctcttttttatttgtttgatgaaattggcaggtgttaaaaaaaaaaat is a window encoding:
- the LOC105179837 gene encoding adenylate isopentenyltransferase 3, chloroplastic-like, translating into MSISSWKPAQSNMMNFSVQGMMNKHQWKDKVVVALVNNDTKFRSMYECCFLWMDVVISILHSYVSKRVDQMVDSGLVEEGKAFFDLKIHDNDYGIRHAIGVPEMDEFFRSEGLVDGKSRAKLIKAAIDEIKTNTCKLACCQVEKILRMREEFEWQMHRLNST
- the LOC105179838 gene encoding adenylate isopentenyltransferase 5, chloroplastic-like, which produces MNKHQGKDKVAVVLGAIGTRKSRLAIYLDTRFGAEVINSNKIQVYKGLDRVTNKVRNEEYHDMPHPLLRIIDAQVDFTVHDFVHHALLAADVIVQSNQCPIIAGGSNSLIQALVNDDTEFPSKYECFLL
- the LOC105179839 gene encoding adenylate isopentenyltransferase 5, chloroplastic-like; this translates as MDVAITVLHSYVSKRVDQMVGSGLVEEDKSFFDPKIHEYSYGIRRAIGVPEMDEFFRSEGLVDGETRAMPLKTAIDEIKMNTFKLACRQIEMILRMSEEFGWQMHRLNATEVFLRPGGDAIEAWEKLVLEPSTNIVAHFIYKENIDPKPTFGTPSNAIAVATTNN